The Oncorhynchus keta strain PuntledgeMale-10-30-2019 chromosome 28, Oket_V2, whole genome shotgun sequence DNA segment acatttaaaaagagttgcctttttctgggcaaacttcgtcacaaactttaatcatgcagtttttgatgaaatccccctccgtaaatggccgggctgatttagcgatctcttctgccaaaataaaactggccttgacagcagcctggccttgtgatttggcttttttgaacagagcctgtcgagatttgaggcctcgttttaattcctctgccttttgtagcctttgttccatgtccatattcttgtttttgtccgcgtgtttcgtttcataatgtcgtctcagattatactctttcagtaccgccacactttctccacacagaagacacacaggttttccagctacctccgtgaacaaatactccgactcccaccttgtttgaaaccccggttctcagtgtccaccttccgttttgccatttttgatgggtatctgaaagttaattttactgtgatgctgacaactgctgtgccaataaatattgaaatgaagcagcctactgctcggtgcgtcaccgttgcattgtgggaaatgtagtattggtgcgtgtaaaagatctgcgggctgccggcttgctgcggtctgcgggccggttctaataataaatcaagatcatcccaggggccgtaaaaaaccttctcgcgggccggatgtggcccgcgggccttgactctgacatatgtgatgtagatcatattctttgttgtttaattagttaaGACCTCCATTACCCCCTGCATGTTTCAGTGAAACAAAAAGTGTTCACATTTTGGGCACTCAGCAGTTTGCATCCCTGGTAGTTAGCTCCTACGATTCAGTGTCGGGTCATAACATTATACTATATTACATACATACCGTAGAATGATAAATCATGCAATTATTATTCTCAAGCTAACCAAAAGCATTTAGCCATGATCGCCTGTTTTCGCCATTTTAAGTTGAATTCATCTAACTTTCTTTCATGCCAACTCATAAGCAGGCCATGTCCTATTTGTTTCAtagtcaatatatttatttatttattttacctttatttaaccaggcaagtcagttaagaacaaattcttattttcaggattattatatattattacagtATATAAGGGCTATAACTTTAATAGTGTCATCTATCCCTCTATATCTTACCCTAACTACCGTATAAAAGTACTGTAATTATAAGAGTGTCATCTATCCCGCTATATCTTACCCTAACTACCGTATAAAAGTGCTATAACTTTAATAGTgtcatctatccctctatccctgacACTAACTACAGTATAAGGGTGATCTAACTATAATAGtgtctatccctctatccctgacACTAACTACAGTATAAAAGTGATCTAACTATAATAGTGTCTATCCCTCTGCCTTTGAACCATAAAGGTGGACCAACATTTAAACTTAAACCAAattaaaaagaaacaaaaatttaAGTAAAACCTTGAAGCTTTAGGTTACAAGACTCTTCAAACTAAAACTGACATCAGATCAAACAGAGCACAACACACATCTATTATTAAATATAAAACCTGTCACACTAAAAGTAAAGCAATGAAAAGCCACATTGGTATAGAAATCAAATAGTTCAAATGAGGAGCTGAAGTCACCTTGGTCACCTCACATACTTTTCTGTGTGTTTCTTGGTATTAAAGGTGGAGTTGATAGTGTGTCTATCAGAAGAGGACAGGAATcagagggaggtggagaaggaggtgCAGGAGAAGAGCCAGGAGATAGCTTGGATAGAAGTGGAGCTCCACGGGCTGAGAGATGCCAGCCCTGGGAGGGGTCCTGAACATGGAGGGTTCCCAGCCCTGTTGGACAGAGAAGCAACTCAATCTGAGACAGATTGAAAATGGAATTTATATGTTTAAATTAATGATTAGAGTATTCCACCCTGAAAACATTTAATAACTGTACAATATGTCTTTATATTATCTTAAACACAGACTGTCAGAGCAAAATTCGGTGCCGACCTGACTAGAGAtttgggagaggacagggagtacttctcaaggtctccctaatctttgtcggctgggtagtgatacagtatgtgcctAGGATACATACTGTTtgtgtgtggaagtatgtgcgcagCTATAAAATGGATGTTTTTGTATTCTTGACTTTAGAACGTCCTCTGAATAAACTGTACTATCCTTTTGCATAAGCTGAGTCTTTGACTAATTATTATAATACCCATGGTCTTACAAACCTCTGGGATTAGTCAAAGCTATTGATTGTTAGTAATTAGTAATTATCATTGGGATTGAACATTTTCTTAATACAGACACCAAGCCATACAGAATGAGGTTAACCCTTAGTAAACTCGTCATGTTAACATTTGAATTATATAGTCTGCATGTAATGTTATCGTCTGGTATAAGACCTAAAACAGATCTAATCTTGCAAGGGGGCCTTGTCTGCGTCTTGGAACATGGCCACAAACACAGGTCTTCAGAGTTACAGAGAATGCTGTGAACAGTGAGGAGGAAGACAACAGAGTGTCACTTACTGTACAGatgagagaagtggagagaaccAACAAACCACTGATGAGGGAGTTAGAGGCTAGGATGAATCATGTGATCTCTTCTGGTGTGTACGCATGGAGATACAGTATCAAACACAACTTTTGAGTCTAAACTGGGGGAGGATGAGCCCACAATCCCAAATCAACCCTTAGCCCTCACCCCCTGAGATCTGAAATGTTTGGATAGGTGTGAACAATCCTGTCAATAAAAGGTGACACTCTTATTGTATGTTTTCCCAATCAATACTGTATTTGTACTCTGCAGGTACAGTGAGTTCCTTGTGTAGAACTCTGTCCATAAAGGAAGGAGAGCTGATCACTGCTAAAGGCCAGCAGGATGAGTTGAGACAACAGCTGAAGACAGGTTTGTCAAGCTACAGACCATGTCCAGGAAGATAGTGAAGGACAGGTTGGTTCAGCTACAGGCCATGTCCAGGAAGATAGTGAAGGACAAGTTGGTTCAGCTACAGACCATGTCCAGGAAGATAGTGAAGGACAAGTTGGTCCAGCTACAGACCAAGTCCAGGAAGGTACAGTAGGACAGTAGGATCATGCATTGAGGGGGTAGATTTGTAGATGAGGCTAGATGTGTGAATCAGACCTAGGTCATATATCTTTAAATACTACAGCTGCTCATGATTTAGCTTAACTGGCAGGTAGTTGGACATTTTTGGACTATTCAGTTGTTTCCATTGTGTCTAAATATAGCACAACACTTTATGTTCAGTTCACCTGTTTTACATGACGGTATGAGGAACTAACTCATGGTAATGGAGGAGGAGAATGACACCCTGATGCAGGTTGCGACACACCTTTCCAGTTACTTCATCAGATAACTTTGTTTATACTCTACACTTCCTCTTAaagagtggtccttctgtagctcagttggtagagcatggcgcttgtaacgccagggtagtgggttcgatccccgggaccacccatacgtagaatgtatgcacacatgactgtaagtcgctttggataaaagcgtctgctaaatggcatatattaaagaGACAAAGGTAGACAACCTGAatacttgtgtgtctgtgtagaatagaatacagcatAACTACCATGTGTGCTGTTGGAAACTTGCTGTGTTTGTGACTTTTACAATAAGAGTCAAAACATCCTCTTTCTAACCACAGAACAGAAGTGAACCCTCGCCTCTCCAGTCTGAAACATGGCTACACCTCTTTCTGCTTAAGTCTGGTTCTTTGTGAAAAGCCTTGCAAAACACTTAATGATACCAAATTACATTATAGTGTGATGTAACTTTTGCTCATGGATGTCTAAGAAAATAGACTAGGGCAAGTGCATTATGTCAAGCAATGCTTCAATGAGAAACCTCAAAGACTGGCAGGTAATGTAAAAGAAAGGGATTAGATAATGTATCTCCAGCAACACAGGGCTTACATCCGGTCACAAGATTGTACTGCCCTCTAGTGGCAGTAGCATTAACAGAAATTAACTCTAATGTCTAATGTCAAGCCAATATCAATACAAACATATTTCTCATTGATCCATTTACTCTGCAATCCTCCAGGCTTTTTGTCTTTGTGAGAAGTCTTACACAGAAAGGGTGtagatcacaggaggttggtggcaccttaattggggaggatgggctcatggtAAGGCCTGGAGCTGAATCtgtagaatggtatcaaatacatcaaaaacGTGGCTCCCAtctgtttgatgccattccatttgctctgttccagacattattatgagccgtcctcccctcagcagcctccactggtgtagaTAATGTATCTCCAGCATCATAGGTCTGTCTTTAACTCTGAATTGTGAAGGGAATCATTCAGTGATCATCATCAAATGTGATCAACAAAATCAAATATGATTTGATCGTTAGACCTTGTAGATGTATGGAGGCTCAGAATCCCTGCTTCCCCACGAACAGTAACTACTGGGGATCATAATAAACGTGTCTTCAATGAGAGAAAGTGAAAGTGGTTGAGTCAAGTGAAGCGACTCATAACAATCTTCCAACTGATCCTTTATTCTGACTGATGCCACAGAACGCTACAGCTCCAATCATATTATTTTACAGAACCACAAGAGGATTGTCACAAATGTAATCATATTATCAGTTGACTCTGTCCATGTCCTTATCACCATGTCAGCATGTGCTGGAATATAATAGATCTGTTTTGGTGAGTCTGCACACTAGTGAGTCCGTTGAAACAAAATAAGTGTATTATTTAGAAAGAGCATACAGCTGGTCACTGGCTAGGTTGTACTGACCTCTAGTGTTGGTAGCATTAACATATATTAACTAAGACTAAACAGGAAGCAGCTGAGCTCAATGTAAAATAAAGGGTTTAGATTATGTATCTCCAGCAACACAGGGCTTACATCCGGTCACAAGATGGGTTGTACTGCCCTCTAGTGTCAGTAGCATTAACAGACATGAACTAAATCTAATGTCAATACAAGGTATTTGTCATTGATCCACTGATTCTGTGATCCTCCAGGTTGTTGTCCAGCTGCTGGAGGAAGTGTCCCAGAGCAAACAGGAAGCAGCTGAGGTTAAAGGTCAAACAAAGCAGCTCACCTGGGCACTGAAAGTGGAGAGAGAAGCCCAGAGGAGAGGCCCATGTCTGCCAGGAGACCATTGCCTCTCTGAACCTGCAGAGCAACAACAGCCTAGTGGTCCTGGGGTAATTACAGACCAGGACATGACTGACCTCTCTCCTCATTCATAGTAATCTGGAGTACAGACCAGGACATGACTGACCTCTCCTCATTCATAGTAATCTGGAGTACAGACCAGGACATGACTGACCTCTCTCCTCATTCATAGTAATCTGGAGTACAGACCAGGGTATGACTGACCTCTCTCCTCATTCATAGTAATCTGGAGTACAGACCAGGGTATGACTGACCTCACTCCTCATTCATAGTAATCTGGATACAGACCAGGACATGACTGACCTCTCTCCTCATTCATAGTAATCTGGAGTACAGACCAGGACATGACTGACCTCTCtcctcattcatagtaacctggatacagaccaggacatgactgacctctctcctcattcatagtaacctgGATACAGACCAGGACATGACTGACCTCTCTCCTCATTCATAGTAATCTGGAGTACAGACCAGGACATGACTGACCTCTCtcctcattcatagtaacctgGATACAGACCAGGACATGACTGACCTCTCTCCTCATTCATAGTAATCTGGAATACAGACCAGGGTATGACTGACCTCTCTCCTCATTCATAGTAATCTGGATACAGACCAGGACATGACTGACCTCACTCCTCATTCATAGTAATCTGGAGTACAGACCAGGACATGACTGACCTCATTCCTCATTCATAGTAATCTGGAGTACAGACCAGGACATGACTGACACTCCTTATTCATAGTCATCGTTATCATGCTGTCACCGTAAGCAATGATCTAGTAACCAATGATGTGGTCACTAATGAAGTAGTTACATAAAGAACAGAAAGGCCTGGACACTGTATATGCTCCTTAATTAATACCACCTTTAATGACAAcagttaaacacttttttttatcTAGACTGTAATAGGCCAGCAACTACAGTACCACTCCAAAgttgggacacacctactcattcatgtgtttttctttatatttactattttctacattggatgtcttcactattattgtacaaactatgaaataacacatatggaatcacgtagtaaccaaaaaaaatgttaaacaaatccaaatatagtttatgtttgagattcttcaaagtaggcaccctttgccttgatgacagctttgcacactcttggcattatctcaaccagcttcctgaggtagtcacctggagtgtgccttgttaaaaggtaatttgtggaatttatttccttcttaatgcgtttgagccaatcagttgtgttgtgacaaggtaggggtggtatacagaagacagccctatttagTAAAGAACAGTaaggtaagaacagctcaaataagcaaagagaaacaacagtccatacGGAACATTTAGAATGGTTTTCTCGACTGCACTAGAAGAAACTttcagcgctatgatgaaactagctctcatgaggaccgacacaggaaaggaagacccagagttacctctgctgcagaggataagtgcattagagttaccagcctcagaaattgcagcccaaataaatgcttcacatagttaAACAGACACATCTtcatatcaactgttcagaggagtctACGTGAatgaggccttcatggtcaaatgactgcaacaaaaaaaaaacactactaaaggacaccaaaaagaagaagagacttgcttgggccaagaaacacaagcaatggacattagaattcaaggtacccttaaccagtatggctaccacagcattctacagcaaTACAatttagtggaactatcattagttttttaacaggacaatgacccaattcacctccaggctgtgtatgggctatttgaccaacaaggagagtgatgaagtgctgcatcagatgacctagcctcccCAACCACctgaacccaattgagatggtttgagatgagttggaccgcagagtgaaggaaatgcagccaacaagactgttggaaaagcattccagatgaagctggttgaaagaatgcaagagtttgcaaagctgtcatcaaggcaaaggatggctactttgaagaatctaaaatagatttacatttggttactacatgattccatgtgtgtcatttcatagatttgatgttaTTTCAAAATATTGATTCTACAAtttacaaaatagtaaaaataaagaaaaacgcaTGAATGACTAGgtgtcaaacttttgactggtacgctACGTTTTAAAGGATGTGCATATGACCACAAACATTTCTATAGCAATCATGCAAGGCATTAATAGTAAGGCATACATAATGAAGGGTTCATAAAGAGTTTGTCATGTCTTCTAACATAAGAGGCTGAGATTGAAGATCATCCAGGCGGTGTTCTCTTCTCCTGGAGCCAAACACCCCCAGACTGCCCCCTGAAGGACAGCTTGTTACATGTTTTTGAATGTTGCGCTTTAACCAAGCATGTACTTTGAGGGATTTGGGTCCGTTTTTGATGAAAACATGGATGTCGTCCGCAAAACTGTGGAAGAGGACCCCAAGTCACCTGACTACATGACCAAGTGGAAGTAGGCAGAGGATGAACCGGGTGGGGGACACCACAGGTGACTGAGTGGACCTGCACTCTTCTACAATACTTATTCTGCATTTTAATGTGAGATGGAGTGGAAGCCATTCAGGATAGTTTCTGAAATATTGTCTTTTCACCCTTCTGTGATTCATACAGTCTATAGTAAAGTTGTATCTGTTTGTTGATGTCCTCGTCTACTTCTATGAGCCTGATCCTGATTTTCTTGTAGTGTAAAGTTATCCATTTAACCATGTTTGACGATGTTTCTAATTTCTGGGGAATCTTCTCCAAGCGAATGCTGCATCCTGCACCAGTATCCAGTAATCTGTGTCTCAAGATATTATCAAGTCCCATTTGGAGTTCCATAGTCTGGGCTGACATAGATGTTGTGGTCCTGAAGTTATACAGACATTTGACTTCCCCCTGGGAAGAGCTGAGGGTTCTCAGCTACTGAATCTGTTTCCTAGCAAGGTGAAGCTAATTTATACTCATCACATGCTCCTTTCCATTTTAGACCAGTCTGTAGGCAGAGCAGAGGGTTATCAGCTACTGAATCTGTTTCCTAGCAAGGTGAAGCTAATTTATACTCATCACATGCTCCTttccatacgtagaatgtatgcacacatgactgtaagtcgctttggataaaaatgtctgctaaatggcatatattatattattagaccAGTCTGTAGGTTGTAGGCAGAAGCTGATATGTGACCACCCTTCCGAAGCATCTTACCAGTGGTGCCCACATGAAAAGCTAGCTATTCGGTGACCCAAGTGAGGACAGTTCAGGCTGATGAACTGAACATCCCCATGTGATACAATGTGATCCCCATGTGATACAAAGACACAGTGGTCCTCTCCCAACAAGTATCTAGAAGTCATTCTAATTACTGGTGGTTGTGTTTAATTTCTTTACACTACAATTGAATGTGCTGTAGAATCCTGTTTTTATATCAACCAGATTCTACAATACCACATTTAACATGTAGTGTTAAGATACACTATAGATGGCTGGACCAGCCAGCCAGTGGAAAACAGATTACAGAATGCAGAGTCCTTGACTGTGATGGGGGCTTGAATCTGGGGAGAGAAGTCATTCGTAATTTATCAGTAATTCATTTACATAGCTTGTCCTATATTCTTGTATCATATCATTGGTCTTAGCATTGATGACTTGATGAAGTTATATACCATATACATTTACTTATAATTATGTTTGAAATTATTTTAACTCAAACTATTGTACACATATTTAGAAAACCTTGAAGGTGTGCCTTACTGTTTCCCCCAGACAGCATTGGTATTTCCTGATCTGGGGATGCCTATCAGATAGAAACAGTAATTAGTAAAACACATTGGGCCAGTTTCCCGGTCAGAGATTACTCTCAGTCCTGGACTAAGAAGCACATTCAATGGAGATGTTCCATTTTAAAGTGCTTTTTATTCCAAAACAAGGCGTAATctctgtctgggaaactggcccaatAAATTCAAGTTTCACAGAAGAAAGCACAAAGTAGTACAATGTGATGAAAAATATTCATAGATTTCCAAACATACCTGTGTAGGTATTTGAGGGTCTATAAAAAAGACAATGTTCAATATTGTAATAAACATATCATGTAACCATGACGATAACAaacagtagtaatatatactATATGAGAACATGTAGCATTCACAGAGTAAACTGAATATCACAGGCAATGaaagcagggtagcctagtggttagagatttggactagtaaccggaaggttgcaagttcaaacccccgagctgaccaggtacaaatctgtcgttctgcccctgaacaggcagtttacccactgttcttaggccgtcattgaaaataagaatttgttcttaacagacttgcctagttaaataaaggtttaaaaaaaacaatgaatGTTACAAATACAATTCCAGTCATCTTACCTAAGTTTAGTCTTGTTCTCACCATTTTTCTTCTTCTCATAAATAAACAAACACCAGCTATGGTCAGAAAAAATAGAACACCTATCAGAACACCAGCTATGATTCCATCTGTGGGAAGTGAGGATACTCCACATACTGAATCCAACCAAGGAGTTCCTGGTTCAATTTCCAAGAATTCACATCTGTTAAAGACAAACGGAGGTATGTTTTTTAAAGTTTCTATTTGAGTATATTAATGTATTTATATCTTCAGGGGAATAACCTTTTGAACTAACTAATAAATGTCCACACTTACTCTGTATGTGGTTGACAAGATGTTAATGATCCATCTGAATAAGTTTTATCAGGGCAGTCAGCACACACAGTATCTGTAGATGTTGTTCCTGCAGAAATACATCTTGAAATATGAATGAAAATTGCATTTGTTCCCCCCTTTATTTTTAATTCCATAAACTGTAATGATTGTTCACACTGAAGATAACTTTACTCAATTGAATTATGACAACACAATTAGTATAATGAGGTGAGACAGAAGACCAACCTGTGTGACTGATGTATTGACCAGGTTCACAGCTGCTGTGTCTCTGGGCTGCTCTACAACCATCCTTAGTTGGGTCTAGACAGTAGAAGCCCTCCAGTGTCCCACAGACAGTGTCTGATGAAGGTCTACATGACTGCTTTACCTTCAAACCCAAACCTAGAGAGAGAACATGGCATCTATTATCTGATGCAGCATACAACTGACATATCCTCATAGCATAACAGCATAGAGTAACATATCAGTGTTTGTGTCTGGGTTTCAGTGCAGACACACAGCACCACTCTTACCTGGATCACAGTTGGTACACACTTTGCATTTTATGAGACCATTGGGCTCATCAAGGAAAGTAGCATCAACACAGGGCACACAGCTGGTGCTGGTGAATTCAGTACAATGCTTATATACATGATTTCCTGGTGAAGAGAGAATCACAATGTCATGTTTTTCTGTTAGTGTTGATGATGTATTAACGTCTGGTGATTCAGATGATGTAAAGAGAGGGTCCTTACCTGGTGAACACATGGGACAACATTCATCCCTTATTCTGTACTCAGCTCTACCACATGCAATACAGCATCCAATGCTTACAAGCACCAATATAATAGGTACCTGGAAGTAGAGAAAGAAATACACTATTCACTCAAATTGAAACTGATGTGTATTCATAAAACTTACAGAACTAGTTAATTTGCCTAACTAAAATATTCACTATTCAAATATGTAATTATGTAGAACTATTTTTTAAACTGGCTTTTGTAAATGGGGTGTGGTACTGTGAATTGAGCTCACTGTTTGGTGCCAGGAATTTCTGTTGCGTGAAAAGAGCCTCGTACAAACCATCCTGATCTCATGAGTTTACATTCTGTTTCACGACGTACAAGGCTAGTAAAAAGACGCAAAGCCACAAAATGTGCAAATCAGAAATGT contains these protein-coding regions:
- the LOC118360434 gene encoding tumor necrosis factor receptor superfamily member 14-like isoform X5 — protein: MAQFESLIWTVPIILVLVSIGCCIACGRAEYRIRDECCPMCSPGNHVYKHCTEFTSTSCVPCVDATFLDEPNGLIKCKVCTNCDPGLGLKVKQSCRPSSDTVCGTLEGFYCLDPTKDGCRAAQRHSSCEPGQYISHTGTTSTDTVCADCPDKTYSDGSLTSCQPHTECEFLEIEPGTPWLDSVCGVSSLPTDGIIAGVLIGVLFFLTIAGVCLFMRRRKMVRTRLNLDPQIPTQASPDQEIPMLSGGNSKAHLQGFLNMCTIV
- the LOC118360434 gene encoding tumor necrosis factor receptor superfamily member 14-like isoform X4, with the translated sequence MVCTRLFSRNRNSWHQTVPIILVLVSIGCCIACGRAEYRIRDECCPMCSPGNHVYKHCTEFTSTSCVPCVDATFLDEPNGLIKCKVCTNCDPGLGLKVKQSCRPSSDTVCGTLEGFYCLDPTKDGCRAAQRHSSCEPGQYISHTGTTSTDTVCADCPDKTYSDGSLTSCQPHTECEFLEIEPGTPWLDSVCGVSSLPTDGIIAGVLIGVLFFLTIAGVCLFMRRRKMVRTRLNLDPQIPTQASPDQEIPMLSGGNNSSPHHSQGLCIL
- the LOC118360434 gene encoding tumor necrosis factor receptor superfamily member 14-like isoform X3, which codes for MVCTRLFSRNRNSWHQTVPIILVLVSIGCCIACGRAEYRIRDECCPMCSPGNHVYKHCTEFTSTSCVPCVDATFLDEPNGLIKCKVCTNCDPGLGLKVKQSCRPSSDTVCGTLEGFYCLDPTKDGCRAAQRHSSCEPGQYISHTGTTSTDTVCADCPDKTYSDGSLTSCQPHTECEFLEIEPGTPWLDSVCGVSSLPTDGIIAGVLIGVLFFLTIAGVCLFMRRRKMVRTRLNLDPQIPTQASPDQEIPMLSGGNSKAHLQGFLNMCTIV